One window of Pirellulales bacterium genomic DNA carries:
- a CDS encoding aminotransferase class I/II-fold pyridoxal phosphate-dependent enzyme, whose product MHGSWIAQRMRALDSSGIRKIFDLAAQMKSPVNLSIGQPDFDVPEPIRQAAVEAIGSRKNGYSPTQGIGALVEKLQARVSAQYGHADRKTLVTSGTSGGLVLALQVLVNPGDEVIVFDPYFVSYPALVELAGGRPVLVDTYPTFRIDFDKLRAAITPRTKAIIFASPANPTGVTATEADVRALAALAAERDIALISDEIYERFCYDAPFVSPARYNDRTIVVDGFSKTYAMTGWRLGFAHGPAEIIQEMGKLQQYTFVCAPQPVQWAGIAALDVDMTPHIADYRRKRDRLVAGLAGKYEVVTPGGAFYAFPRVPQGTASDFVERAIARELLIIPGKIFSRADTHFRISYAASNETIDRGVEILRSIA is encoded by the coding sequence CGTATGCGAGCGCTCGATAGCTCGGGTATACGCAAGATATTCGACCTGGCTGCGCAGATGAAAAGCCCGGTCAACCTGTCGATCGGCCAGCCCGATTTCGACGTGCCCGAGCCGATTCGCCAGGCCGCCGTCGAAGCCATCGGCTCGCGCAAGAATGGCTATTCACCGACGCAAGGCATCGGCGCGCTCGTCGAGAAGCTGCAAGCTCGCGTTAGCGCTCAATACGGCCATGCCGATCGCAAGACTTTGGTGACCAGCGGCACCAGCGGCGGGCTGGTGCTGGCTCTGCAAGTGCTCGTGAATCCCGGCGACGAAGTGATCGTTTTCGATCCCTACTTCGTCAGCTATCCGGCGCTTGTGGAACTTGCCGGCGGGCGCCCCGTGCTGGTCGATACTTACCCGACGTTCCGCATCGATTTCGACAAGTTGCGGGCGGCGATCACACCGCGGACGAAGGCCATTATTTTCGCCAGCCCGGCCAACCCCACGGGCGTCACGGCCACCGAAGCCGACGTGCGCGCACTCGCCGCGCTGGCGGCCGAGCGCGATATCGCGCTGATCAGCGACGAAATCTACGAGCGGTTCTGCTACGACGCGCCGTTCGTTTCGCCGGCGCGCTACAACGATCGCACGATCGTCGTCGACGGGTTCAGCAAGACCTACGCCATGACCGGCTGGCGGCTGGGCTTTGCGCATGGGCCGGCCGAGATCATTCAAGAGATGGGCAAACTGCAGCAATACACGTTCGTGTGCGCGCCGCAGCCGGTGCAATGGGCCGGCATCGCGGCCCTGGACGTCGACATGACGCCGCACATCGCCGACTATCGCCGCAAGCGCGACCGGCTCGTGGCCGGCTTGGCGGGCAAGTACGAAGTCGTGACTCCCGGCGGCGCCTTCTACGCCTTCCCGCGCGTGCCGCAAGGCACGGCGAGCGACTTCGTCGAACGAGCCATCGCCCGCGAGCTATTGATCATCCCGGGTAAGATTTTCAGCCGGGCCGATACTCATTT